From the Chloroflexus aurantiacus J-10-fl genome, one window contains:
- a CDS encoding STAS domain-containing protein: MQTSQSLLDQFFRQIARSIALGIGVIAAVVVPIELISFVLTNNTLLAIAAAISTTIGIGSGCTVFLLDRGQPLWQGILPFAVLIVVAEIMVALWLPELYVSAAPFIVVAILLASLINRRVFTISVLVICIVVTVVLLLISQPAPEAKIPAPMFSFLQASSLAALFVAVWIFLDRIIAAQMQALQIADQRADDAEAARQQTELARQEVERRASEQQRLLELVAVLELPILTIDDRVLLAPLVGNLDSRRADALRQRVLERLAELRAHTVIIDITGITVIDTAVAKALIDTATAIRLLGARTIISGIRPTVAQTLVHLNTGLHEITTAPNPEAALRLARPAVMI; encoded by the coding sequence ATGCAAACCTCACAGTCGCTCCTCGATCAGTTTTTTCGCCAGATTGCACGCAGTATTGCCTTGGGGATCGGAGTGATTGCCGCCGTCGTTGTGCCGATTGAACTCATCAGTTTTGTGCTGACAAACAACACCTTGCTGGCGATTGCGGCGGCGATCAGTACAACAATAGGGATCGGGAGCGGGTGTACGGTATTTTTGCTGGATCGGGGACAACCGCTCTGGCAGGGTATTTTGCCTTTTGCAGTCCTGATCGTGGTTGCCGAGATCATGGTTGCGCTCTGGCTGCCAGAACTCTACGTTTCTGCAGCGCCGTTTATTGTGGTTGCGATTCTGCTGGCCAGCCTGATCAATCGGCGGGTATTTACTATTAGCGTTCTGGTGATCTGTATTGTGGTAACGGTGGTGCTGCTGCTCATCAGTCAACCGGCTCCTGAAGCGAAAATTCCTGCCCCGATGTTTAGCTTTTTGCAGGCCAGCAGTCTTGCAGCGCTGTTTGTTGCGGTCTGGATATTCCTTGATCGGATTATCGCCGCGCAGATGCAGGCGTTGCAGATCGCCGATCAGCGGGCCGACGATGCAGAAGCGGCCCGTCAACAAACCGAACTGGCACGTCAGGAGGTTGAACGACGGGCCAGCGAACAACAACGTCTGCTTGAACTGGTAGCAGTACTTGAACTGCCGATTTTGACGATAGATGATCGGGTGCTGCTGGCACCGTTGGTCGGTAACCTCGACAGCCGACGGGCCGATGCGTTACGGCAGCGGGTGCTTGAGCGGCTCGCCGAACTGCGTGCTCATACAGTTATCATTGACATTACCGGTATTACGGTGATAGATACTGCGGTGGCGAAGGCGTTGATCGACACGGCTACCGCGATCCGTCTGCTCGGTGCGCGCACGATTATCAGTGGGATTCGTCCGACAGTCGCGCAGACGCTGGTTCATCTTAACACTGGTCTCCACGAGATCACGACTGCTCCCAATCCTGAAGCGGCGCTTAGACTTGCCCGTCCGGCGGTGATGATCTGA
- a CDS encoding MFS transporter has product MAASTSARSERLPLATRLAFGAGDLGPAIATIIASFFQLYFLTTIAGLPPGLAGTVLLVVKIWDAVNDPIIGWLTDKTQTRWGRRRPWLLFGAVPFGVLFFLQWVVPPFDVTGKFIYYLAIALLFDTAFTVVNVPYTALTPELTRDYDERTSLNSYRFAFSIGGSLLGGILHQIIVGQFTDQQTGYLVSGAITGVIIALPFLWCFFGTRERYEPEPGSAELSLPDQIRYVFKNRPFLFVVGIYMFSWLAVQVTSSVLTFFIVFWLGSVPQFPRTSFGLTFNTVQDVIPIMLFAVQGSALLFLFIWSAVSRRIGKKAVYMIGSLIWIGVQAFLFFLQPEQLDLAIILGVIAGAGVATAYLIPWSMMPDVIELDELETGQRREGMFYGFMVLLQKMGLALGLFLVGLALQFAGFNENLQPGQQPESALLAIRLLIGPLPTLILISGMILTAFYPITKASHAETLAKLALRRRPG; this is encoded by the coding sequence ATGGCCGCCTCGACGTCGGCACGTTCAGAGCGTTTGCCGCTTGCAACCCGTCTTGCTTTCGGCGCTGGTGATCTCGGCCCGGCTATCGCCACCATCATCGCCTCTTTCTTCCAGCTCTACTTTCTCACCACCATCGCCGGCCTCCCCCCTGGCCTGGCCGGGACAGTGCTGCTGGTCGTGAAAATCTGGGATGCTGTCAACGATCCTATCATCGGCTGGCTCACCGATAAAACGCAGACCCGTTGGGGACGGCGGCGGCCATGGCTGCTGTTCGGTGCCGTACCATTTGGTGTCCTCTTCTTTTTGCAGTGGGTGGTACCCCCGTTTGACGTGACCGGCAAGTTTATCTACTACCTCGCGATTGCCCTGCTTTTCGATACCGCCTTTACCGTGGTGAATGTACCATATACGGCGCTTACCCCAGAACTGACCCGTGATTATGATGAGCGAACTTCGCTCAATTCGTATCGCTTTGCCTTCAGCATCGGTGGGAGCCTGCTCGGCGGCATTTTACATCAAATCATTGTCGGTCAATTTACCGATCAGCAAACCGGCTATCTGGTCTCAGGTGCAATCACCGGTGTCATCATTGCCCTACCGTTTCTCTGGTGCTTCTTCGGTACTCGTGAACGCTACGAACCAGAACCCGGCAGTGCCGAACTGAGCTTACCGGATCAGATTCGCTATGTGTTCAAAAACCGCCCCTTTCTCTTCGTCGTTGGTATCTACATGTTCTCCTGGCTGGCCGTCCAGGTCACGTCCAGCGTCCTGACCTTCTTCATCGTCTTCTGGCTGGGCAGTGTGCCCCAATTTCCCCGTACCAGCTTTGGCCTGACCTTCAATACCGTCCAGGATGTCATCCCCATCATGCTCTTTGCCGTACAGGGTTCAGCGTTGCTCTTCCTCTTTATCTGGAGCGCGGTTAGCCGTCGCATCGGCAAGAAAGCCGTCTACATGATCGGCAGCCTGATCTGGATCGGAGTACAGGCATTTCTCTTCTTCCTGCAACCTGAACAACTCGACCTGGCAATCATCCTGGGTGTGATTGCCGGTGCCGGGGTAGCAACAGCCTATCTCATTCCATGGAGCATGATGCCCGACGTGATCGAGCTTGACGAACTTGAAACCGGGCAGCGCCGCGAGGGGATGTTCTACGGTTTTATGGTTTTGCTGCAAAAGATGGGGTTAGCGCTGGGATTATTTCTTGTCGGTCTGGCCTTGCAATTCGCCGGCTTCAACGAAAACCTGCAACCTGGCCAGCAACCCGAAAGCGCACTACTTGCGATCCGCCTGCTGATCGGCCCCTTACCCACGCTCATTCTGATCAGTGGCATGATCCTGACCGCCTTCTACCCGATTACGAAGGCCAGCCACGCCGAAACCCTGGCCAAACTGGCATTGCGCCGGCGACCAGGATAA
- a CDS encoding sodium-dependent bicarbonate transport family permease: protein MTIIELLQVNLLSPMVLAFALGIIATLVRSDLKLPDELYTTLSIYLLLAIGLKGGVALAETSLAVFWAPALATLFLGLIIPVFAYSVARKIGKMTIADAAALAAHYGSVSAVTFAAAQTFLDAVGIRYEGFMPALVAILEVPAIVIALFIAQVAGGPQGGDWREALRELITSKSILLLVGGMIIGWLTGPRGGKEVAPLFVDLFKGALTFFLLELGMVAARRFRDLPSAGLFLLGFGIIMPILNGLLGVWFGSLAGLSVGGSTILGVLAASASYIAAPAAVRIALPQANPGFYLTASLGITFPFNLAIGLPLYYTLALWIVGGQ, encoded by the coding sequence ATGACCATCATTGAATTGTTGCAAGTCAACCTGCTGTCGCCGATGGTACTCGCCTTTGCGCTCGGTATCATCGCCACGCTGGTACGCAGTGATCTGAAACTACCCGATGAGTTGTACACGACGCTTTCCATCTATCTCCTGCTGGCAATTGGGCTGAAAGGTGGCGTGGCATTGGCCGAAACCAGTCTGGCCGTCTTTTGGGCACCGGCGCTGGCAACGCTATTCCTCGGCCTGATTATTCCAGTGTTTGCCTATAGCGTGGCCCGCAAGATTGGCAAAATGACCATTGCTGACGCAGCAGCACTTGCTGCTCACTACGGCTCGGTGTCGGCTGTGACGTTCGCTGCGGCACAGACCTTTCTTGACGCTGTAGGTATTCGTTATGAGGGCTTTATGCCGGCGCTGGTTGCGATTTTAGAGGTGCCGGCGATTGTGATTGCCCTGTTTATTGCTCAGGTGGCCGGTGGGCCGCAGGGGGGAGATTGGCGTGAGGCACTCCGTGAGTTGATCACCAGCAAGAGTATTTTGCTGCTCGTTGGTGGCATGATCATAGGTTGGTTGACCGGCCCTCGCGGCGGGAAAGAGGTTGCCCCGTTGTTTGTGGATTTATTTAAGGGTGCCTTGACCTTCTTTCTACTTGAACTGGGCATGGTGGCGGCCAGACGATTCCGGGATTTGCCCAGTGCTGGCCTGTTCCTGTTAGGATTTGGTATCATCATGCCAATACTCAACGGTCTGCTCGGAGTCTGGTTTGGCAGTCTTGCCGGTCTATCAGTGGGGGGCAGTACTATTTTGGGTGTCCTGGCGGCCAGCGCTTCGTATATCGCCGCACCGGCCGCAGTGCGTATTGCATTGCCCCAGGCCAATCCTGGATTCTACCTGACGGCGTCACTCGGGATTACGTTCCCGTTTAATCTGGCAATTGGGCTTCCACTCTACTACACGCTGGCGTTGTGGATTGTTGGTGGGCAATGA
- a CDS encoding P-II family nitrogen regulator yields the protein MELTTVKLVTIIAEAVLEDRLLHDLRHLGARGYTVGTVRGEGTRGIHASEWEGKSLRIETLVNAEVAEKILQHLATAYFPHFAVIAYAMDVQVVRGAKFKGGGGR from the coding sequence ATGGAATTGACAACCGTCAAGCTGGTTACCATTATTGCCGAGGCCGTGCTGGAGGATCGTCTGTTGCACGATCTACGTCATCTCGGTGCCCGTGGTTATACCGTTGGCACGGTGCGCGGTGAAGGAACACGGGGTATTCATGCCAGTGAATGGGAAGGGAAGAGTCTGCGTATCGAGACGCTGGTGAACGCTGAGGTGGCAGAAAAGATTTTGCAGCATCTGGCGACAGCGTACTTTCCGCACTTCGCCGTGATCGCGTATGCGATGGATGTGCAGGTGGTGCGTGGGGCGAAGTTTAAGGGGGGAGGGGGGAGATAG
- a CDS encoding gluconeogenesis factor YvcK family protein: MAELTNLPPLRIVAIGGGGGSAQVLLGTRPFFAERTAVIAVTDSGRSTGAARTIAAIPAPGDLRNLLATLAADPNAILPRLMQHRLRSPAVPLLDGMALGNLILGGLAQMEGDFAAAVALARQMVGCPEQVFPVATTNTHLCAELIDGRVVKEEIAVRALGKPPIRRLFLDPPAAAYPPALEAIMAADLVVLGPGSFYTSLLATLCFDGIVTALRETSATIVFVCNTTAQPGQTDGMSIADHVTRLVDVIGPGVLDVALINDASGLHPAVVARYSAAGLTPLIVTETDRQAIRALGVEPLVRDLAEPDPGPRELWNKADTIRHDPQTLGLALWKIALDRHDQATG; encoded by the coding sequence ATGGCTGAACTGACAAACCTTCCACCCCTTCGCATTGTCGCCATTGGGGGCGGCGGCGGTAGTGCCCAGGTCTTGCTCGGCACCCGTCCCTTCTTCGCCGAACGCACCGCCGTGATTGCAGTTACCGACTCGGGTCGTAGTACCGGTGCCGCACGGACAATTGCCGCTATTCCCGCCCCCGGCGACCTCCGCAACCTGCTGGCGACCCTTGCTGCCGACCCTAATGCCATACTACCGCGTCTGATGCAGCATCGCCTGCGCAGTCCGGCAGTGCCCTTACTCGATGGCATGGCGCTGGGCAACCTGATCCTGGGTGGTCTGGCCCAAATGGAAGGCGATTTTGCCGCGGCTGTTGCTCTGGCCCGCCAGATGGTCGGATGTCCAGAACAGGTTTTTCCCGTAGCAACGACCAATACCCATCTGTGCGCCGAGCTGATTGATGGTCGAGTCGTGAAGGAAGAGATTGCAGTGCGTGCGTTGGGCAAACCGCCTATTCGTCGCCTCTTCCTCGATCCACCGGCAGCGGCCTATCCACCTGCACTGGAAGCGATCATGGCTGCTGACCTGGTGGTGCTTGGGCCAGGGAGCTTCTACACCTCATTGCTGGCAACGCTCTGCTTCGACGGCATCGTCACCGCACTACGCGAAACATCAGCAACTATTGTCTTCGTCTGCAACACAACCGCCCAACCCGGCCAGACCGATGGCATGAGCATCGCCGATCACGTAACCCGCCTGGTTGACGTGATCGGCCCCGGTGTGCTTGATGTTGCACTTATCAACGATGCGAGTGGGTTGCATCCGGCAGTCGTAGCGCGCTACAGTGCCGCTGGTCTCACGCCGCTGATCGTCACTGAGACTGACCGACAGGCCATCCGGGCGCTCGGCGTTGAACCACTGGTACGCGACCTGGCCGAACCTGATCCAGGGCCACGTGAGCTGTGGAACAAGGCCGATACCATTCGCCACGATCCGCAAACCCTTGGCCTGGCGTTGTGGAAGATCGCCCTTGATCGCCACGATCAAGCGACCGGCTGA
- a CDS encoding DUF3267 domain-containing protein, producing the protein MQQPDNYQRFDRSTSLEKANLVGGLFGLIPAIALFVGHLLYNGEFTLTFNPNDWFGIILLIIIVIGGVLVHELLHVIGWMLAGRVSLSAMKLGFDRKTLTPYAHIRQALPINAYRFGTILPAIVLGLLPGLIGIVNNLPPYTAFGVFFTVAAGGDMLILWLLRRDPAQALVIDHSDRVGCEVLIPNESNSR; encoded by the coding sequence ATGCAGCAACCTGATAACTATCAGCGCTTTGATCGCTCAACATCGCTGGAGAAAGCCAATCTGGTTGGTGGCTTGTTTGGTCTGATTCCGGCGATTGCCCTATTCGTCGGTCATCTGCTCTACAATGGTGAATTCACGTTGACTTTCAATCCGAATGACTGGTTTGGTATTATTCTGCTCATCATCATCGTGATCGGTGGTGTTTTGGTTCACGAATTGCTGCACGTTATCGGGTGGATGCTGGCCGGGCGGGTATCACTCTCGGCGATGAAGCTCGGCTTTGATCGCAAGACGTTAACCCCATATGCCCATATCCGTCAGGCACTTCCGATCAATGCCTATCGCTTCGGGACAATCCTGCCAGCCATCGTTCTCGGTTTGCTGCCGGGATTGATCGGCATCGTGAATAATCTTCCCCCGTATACCGCATTTGGCGTCTTCTTCACGGTTGCAGCAGGAGGCGATATGCTGATTTTGTGGTTGCTTCGTCGTGATCCGGCTCAGGCACTGGTGATCGATCATTCGGATCGGGTGGGTTGTGAGGTACTGATCCCAAACGAGAGCAACTCACGGTAG
- a CDS encoding glycosyltransferase family 4 protein translates to MNATHPHHPRPIRVAMLARAVFPLHGYGGIERHVYHLTKYLTRLGVEVTLYVQSPPDNAEQGDLQPHAIETLRYDYTSPLLAPNGVIGRQINFPIYSWRIGHRAARRVQHGDFDVVHSQGLCAFGYAVARNRITLLRSVPFVANPHGMEEFRTPDRRKWLAYAPFRWLYAYGHRQADRVIATDACTKDDIPHYLRVDPDRVVVIPSAIDVEECLAQVRSELRTALRFRFGLGSSDPILLSVGRLEPNKGFDILIAALARLRNELPPRWRWIVVGNGSARAALEQQAQAAGIAEHTLFVGRLNDEELHSLYEEIDLFVHPTRYEGSSLVTLEAMIHRRPVVASAIGGIPDKVFPGRNGLLVQPGDVDDLTAQLQAALATRDRWPAWGAESEKIVRSTFDWPIVAAQTLQLYRELLSFGISTSQPTRSE, encoded by the coding sequence ATGAACGCTACCCATCCACACCATCCCCGCCCTATCCGGGTGGCGATGCTGGCTCGCGCCGTCTTCCCTCTGCACGGCTACGGTGGCATCGAGCGTCACGTCTACCACCTCACCAAATATCTGACCCGCCTGGGAGTTGAGGTAACCCTGTACGTACAATCGCCGCCAGACAACGCCGAACAGGGTGATCTCCAACCGCACGCCATCGAGACACTGCGCTACGACTATACCTCACCGCTGCTGGCCCCAAATGGCGTGATTGGCCGCCAGATCAATTTTCCAATCTACAGTTGGCGGATCGGCCATCGGGCAGCCCGGCGCGTGCAACACGGCGATTTCGATGTCGTCCATTCGCAGGGATTATGTGCCTTTGGGTACGCGGTTGCCCGCAATCGGATAACGCTACTCCGCAGCGTTCCCTTTGTTGCCAATCCGCACGGCATGGAGGAATTTCGCACGCCGGATCGACGCAAATGGCTGGCGTATGCGCCATTCCGCTGGCTCTACGCCTATGGTCATCGCCAGGCCGACCGCGTGATCGCCACCGATGCCTGCACGAAAGACGACATACCCCACTACCTCCGGGTCGATCCGGATCGGGTCGTCGTCATTCCGTCGGCGATTGATGTCGAAGAATGCCTCGCTCAGGTACGAAGTGAGCTGCGTACAGCGCTCCGGTTTCGCTTTGGTTTGGGAAGTAGTGATCCAATTCTGCTCAGTGTCGGTCGTCTCGAACCGAACAAAGGGTTTGACATTCTGATTGCTGCGTTAGCCCGCCTGCGCAACGAACTACCACCCCGCTGGCGCTGGATAGTAGTTGGTAATGGTTCGGCGCGTGCTGCGCTTGAACAGCAGGCGCAGGCAGCCGGCATTGCTGAACACACCTTGTTTGTCGGACGTTTGAACGATGAGGAACTGCACAGCCTCTACGAAGAGATCGATCTTTTCGTTCACCCAACCCGCTACGAAGGCAGCTCACTGGTCACCCTGGAAGCAATGATCCACCGTCGTCCGGTTGTCGCCAGCGCTATCGGTGGTATCCCCGATAAAGTCTTTCCCGGGCGTAACGGCTTACTGGTACAGCCCGGCGATGTTGATGACCTGACCGCTCAGCTTCAGGCCGCCCTCGCCACCCGTGATCGCTGGCCAGCCTGGGGAGCCGAGAGCGAAAAGATCGTGCGCTCGACCTTCGACTGGCCGATTGTGGCTGCGCAAACACTTCAGCTCTACCGTGAGTTGCTCTCGTTTGGGATCAGTACCTCACAACCCACCCGATCCGAATGA
- a CDS encoding tetratricopeptide repeat protein, with product MSLENLYNDRREAALADFNRAIAIDENYAWAYFQRGQVLRELGRLEESLDDLTRACDLEPDDPAYHAERGETLRMLRRHEAAIEAFSRAIALRPEYPWALGSRGQVWRALRRHHEALVDFDAALALNPNLAWIHAERGESLRALNQHQEAIEAFSRALAIDPAYPWALGHRGITYREMRDFPAAIADFDAAIALQGNMAWLYAERGETRRLADDFEGALADLSRALELDSAYAWAFGSRGAAFRAVGDLNAALADFNRALELDPGYTWVYFQRGLLHRNTNRTDEAIADFSRAIELEPNYIAALAERGELFRLQRRYEEALRDFNRTIELQPDHAWALGSRGQVYRVLARYDEALADFNRALALKPDMVWVIAERGETHRLLRNYNEALEDFNRALELSPNDSWVLSRRGATYQSLKIYEEAYIDLTRAIEIDPNNAWAWAQRGSLFRQM from the coding sequence ATGAGTCTGGAAAACCTCTACAACGACCGTCGGGAAGCGGCACTGGCCGATTTCAATCGGGCAATCGCCATTGACGAAAACTATGCCTGGGCCTACTTTCAGCGCGGGCAAGTACTGCGCGAACTGGGACGTCTCGAAGAGTCGCTGGACGACTTAACGCGAGCCTGTGACCTCGAACCCGACGATCCGGCGTATCACGCCGAACGCGGCGAGACGCTCCGCATGTTACGGCGGCATGAAGCGGCCATCGAGGCCTTCTCACGCGCCATTGCCCTCCGTCCAGAATACCCCTGGGCATTAGGCAGTCGTGGTCAGGTCTGGCGAGCCTTGCGGCGCCATCACGAAGCCCTGGTCGACTTCGATGCTGCCCTGGCGCTCAATCCCAATCTGGCGTGGATCCACGCCGAACGGGGCGAGTCACTGCGGGCGCTCAATCAGCATCAGGAAGCAATAGAAGCCTTTAGTCGGGCGTTAGCCATCGATCCGGCCTACCCCTGGGCATTGGGACATCGGGGGATCACCTATCGCGAGATGCGCGATTTCCCGGCAGCTATCGCCGATTTCGACGCCGCCATTGCCTTGCAGGGCAACATGGCCTGGCTCTACGCCGAGCGTGGTGAAACCCGTCGGCTGGCCGATGACTTTGAGGGTGCCCTTGCCGACCTGAGCCGGGCGCTGGAACTTGATTCCGCTTACGCCTGGGCATTTGGTAGTCGCGGAGCCGCGTTTCGCGCCGTCGGCGATCTCAACGCAGCGTTGGCCGATTTCAATCGAGCGCTGGAATTAGATCCAGGCTACACCTGGGTCTACTTTCAGCGTGGTCTCCTCCACCGTAACACCAATCGTACCGACGAGGCAATTGCTGACTTCAGCCGTGCTATCGAACTGGAACCGAACTATATAGCTGCCCTGGCCGAACGCGGTGAACTGTTCCGTTTGCAGCGTCGTTACGAAGAAGCCCTGCGGGACTTCAACCGCACCATCGAACTCCAACCCGATCACGCCTGGGCATTGGGTAGTCGCGGCCAGGTCTATCGCGTGCTGGCTCGTTACGACGAAGCCCTGGCCGACTTCAACCGTGCGCTGGCCCTGAAGCCAGATATGGTATGGGTGATTGCTGAACGGGGGGAAACCCACCGCCTGCTCCGCAACTACAACGAGGCGCTGGAAGATTTTAATCGTGCGCTTGAACTATCACCCAACGATTCGTGGGTACTCAGCCGGCGAGGTGCAACCTATCAGTCACTGAAAATCTACGAAGAGGCGTACATCGATCTGACCAGGGCGATTGAAATTGATCCAAACAACGCCTGGGCCTGGGCCCAGCGCGGCTCACTCTTCCGCCAGATGTAG
- a CDS encoding molybdopterin-binding protein produces MHIKTLPVVAAVGHILCHNIADDQGRKAFNKGRRLRPEDISQLTGLGVATVRVAVLEPDDVHEDEAALRLAQIVAGPGVIIGEPHAGRVNLRSAYAGPLMIDTEALLAINLIDGLTVATLPPYTLVAADQMLATIKIIPFAVPASDLAQAGAAADAQSVLRVAPMVRRRIGVALVSSPAARARVERGMLPAIVGRITDLGATMIGCCHVPPDEAEVAASLHELLAAGADLIITAGETSVVDRDDVIPRAVRRIGGEIAHYGAPVEPGNLLLLAYLNAADDRIPLIGAPGCVRSRDQNIVDLILPRLMANERIGRREIVALGPGGLLGAARRG; encoded by the coding sequence ATGCACATCAAGACCCTACCGGTGGTAGCGGCAGTTGGACACATTCTGTGCCACAATATTGCCGATGATCAGGGGCGTAAAGCCTTCAACAAAGGACGACGGCTGCGGCCAGAGGACATTTCCCAGCTCACCGGGCTTGGGGTTGCCACAGTGCGCGTTGCGGTGCTTGAGCCTGATGATGTTCACGAAGACGAAGCTGCGCTGCGCCTGGCCCAGATCGTCGCCGGGCCGGGCGTCATCATTGGCGAACCGCACGCCGGTCGCGTTAATCTTCGCTCGGCCTACGCCGGCCCGTTGATGATTGATACAGAAGCATTACTGGCGATCAATCTGATTGATGGCTTAACAGTCGCCACCCTACCACCGTACACCCTGGTTGCCGCTGATCAGATGCTGGCAACGATCAAAATTATCCCCTTCGCCGTGCCTGCTTCAGATCTTGCGCAAGCCGGTGCCGCCGCTGATGCCCAGAGTGTATTGCGTGTTGCCCCGATGGTACGTCGCCGCATTGGCGTTGCCCTGGTGAGCAGCCCGGCGGCACGGGCACGAGTTGAACGTGGCATGCTACCGGCAATTGTCGGTCGGATCACCGATCTGGGCGCAACCATGATCGGCTGCTGTCACGTACCGCCGGACGAAGCAGAAGTTGCTGCCAGTCTGCACGAACTACTGGCTGCCGGCGCCGACCTGATCATAACCGCCGGCGAAACCTCCGTTGTCGACCGCGACGATGTCATTCCCCGTGCCGTGCGTCGGATCGGTGGCGAGATTGCCCACTACGGTGCACCGGTCGAGCCGGGTAATTTGCTCTTGCTGGCCTACCTGAACGCTGCCGATGACCGTATTCCGCTCATTGGTGCTCCCGGCTGCGTGCGTTCCCGCGATCAAAACATCGTCGATCTTATCCTACCGCGCCTGATGGCCAACGAACGGATCGGGCGCCGCGAAATTGTGGCGCTAGGACCAGGCGGTCTGCTCGGAGCAGCGCGCCGCGGTTGA
- a CDS encoding DUF3352 domain-containing protein, with amino-acid sequence MINSSTLPRERGLGYALVGGLAITLVAALIGALFVYWFVTVQQGPAPADLLPADVQLYASLSPTLSDVPEQPRIERALNEVFGLTMPSDAAANVAALLGVDLDSDVVTWIGSDIAVVVRDFTPVTRDVAADLVTNGEVLVFLASRNDPQARLFLEKHLTVRRNRGETINEQRVGEAIIYSGELNSPLRAVGLIEHYVVFSNRQEALIDLAAGPDRPNRLADLPAFQQFRETIAAVRSGAIYTDGSPESEAARAAVRAWLVQMLGPQ; translated from the coding sequence ATGATCAATTCTTCAACACTACCTCGCGAACGCGGTCTTGGGTATGCCCTGGTTGGTGGCCTGGCCATTACGCTGGTTGCCGCCTTGATCGGTGCGCTGTTCGTTTACTGGTTTGTGACCGTGCAACAAGGGCCGGCTCCTGCTGATCTGTTACCGGCGGATGTGCAATTGTACGCCAGCCTGTCGCCGACCCTGAGCGATGTGCCTGAACAGCCGCGCATCGAGCGGGCATTGAATGAGGTTTTTGGCCTGACGATGCCGTCAGACGCCGCAGCGAATGTGGCGGCACTACTGGGGGTTGATCTGGATAGCGATGTTGTGACCTGGATCGGCAGCGATATTGCGGTGGTCGTGCGTGATTTCACGCCGGTGACCCGTGATGTAGCCGCTGACCTGGTGACGAATGGTGAGGTGCTGGTGTTTCTCGCTTCGCGCAACGATCCGCAGGCGCGTCTGTTTTTGGAGAAGCATCTGACGGTGCGTCGTAATCGTGGTGAGACGATTAACGAGCAGCGGGTAGGCGAGGCTATCATTTACAGTGGTGAGTTGAACAGTCCGCTGCGCGCCGTCGGTCTGATCGAGCACTATGTTGTCTTCTCCAATCGCCAGGAGGCGCTGATCGATCTGGCTGCCGGTCCGGATCGGCCCAACCGCCTGGCCGACCTGCCGGCATTCCAGCAGTTTCGCGAGACGATAGCCGCAGTGCGTTCGGGGGCAATCTATACCGATGGCTCGCCTGAATCGGAAGCGGCCCGCGCCGCAGTGCGGGCCTGGCTGGTGCAGATGTTAGGGCCTCAATAG